Proteins from a single region of Gossypium arboreum isolate Shixiya-1 chromosome 1, ASM2569848v2, whole genome shotgun sequence:
- the LOC108480549 gene encoding transcription factor ICE1-like has product MLPRVNGGVIWMEDKEDEDSASWNRTNYNSNNNNNNNNSGVIMENKEDMGTFSTFKSMLDDEWYVGNNSISSHQDIRDLSFTSNLGDHHRDNLLLHHHSLPSVDSSSSCSPSSSVFNHLNPSQVQYFCQPKPNLSSILNFVSNSPLDHGFDLSEIGFLDNQATNGINLLNRGNAGVLGSLTDLGHDNHLDPANLCPEAQFSSSRIAQLPENGAGFAGFQGFDENPGNALFLKRSKLLRPLESCPSVGAQPNLFQKRAAMRKNSTDSGPNFGVLDGGKVTVSSGTGGDKGKKEMGKEENEKRKINSRDDVEDVSIDGSALNYDSDEFTENTKVEETLKNGGNTINANTSATGGDQNQKGKRKGLPAKNLMAERRRRKKLNDRLYMLRSVVPKISKMDRASILGDAIEYLKELLQRINDLHNELESILPSSSLTPTTSSFHPLTPTPATFPSRIKDELGPSSSPGLNGQPARVEVRLREGKAVNIHMFCGRRPGLLLSIIRALDNLGLDAQQAVISCFNGFSMDIFRAEQCKEGQDINPENIKAVLLDSTGFPNMI; this is encoded by the exons ATGCTTCCAAGGGTTAATGGCGGTGTTATTTGGATGGAAGATAAAGAAGATGAAGACTCAGCTTCATGGAACCGAACCAACTACAAcagcaacaataataataacaacaataacaGTGGTGTTATAATGGAGAACAAAGAAGATATGGGTACTTTTTCAACATTCAAATCCATGTTAGATGATGAATGGTACGTAGGAAACAACAGCATTTCAAGCCATCAAGATATTAGAGACCTTTCCTTTACTTCAAATCTTGGTGACCATCATAGAGAtaatcttttgctccatcatcaTTCTCTCCCTTCAGTGGATTCTTCATCTTCATGTTCACCATCTTCCTCCGTTTTCAACCATCTTAACCCATCTCAGGTACAGTACTTTTGCCAACCAAAACCAAACTTATCTTCAATCCTTAATTTTGTTTCTAATAGCCCTTTAGACCATGGTTTTGATTTGAGTGAAATTGGGTTCCTTGACAACCAAGCAACAAATGGTATTAATTTGTTGAACAGGGGAAATGCTGGGGTTTTGGGTAGTTTAACTGATCTAGGTCATGATAATCATTTAGACCCTGCTAATTTGTGTCCTGAGGCTCAGTTTTCGAGTTCTCGGATAGCTCAGCTACCAGAAAATGGTGCCGGGTTTGCTGGTTTTCAAGGGTTTGATGAGAATCCTGGAAATGCTCTGTTTTTAAAGAGATCTAAGTTGTTAAGGCCACTAGAAAGTTGTCCTTCCGTTGGTGCACAACCTAATTTATTCCAAAAAAGAGCAGCTATGAGGAAGAATTCAACTGATAGTGGACCAAATTTCGGGGTGTTAGATGGAGGAAAGGTTACTGTTTCAAGTGGTACTGGGGGAGATAAAGGGAAGAAAGAAATGGGTAAAGAAGAGAATGAGAAGAGGAAAATTAACAGCAGAGATGATGTAGAAGATGTGAGCATTGATGGGTCAGCTCTGAATTATGATTCAGATGAGTTTACTGAGAATACCAAGGTGGAGGAAACTCTTAAAAATGGGGGAAATACCATAAATGCAAACACTAGTGCTACTGGAGGAGACCAAAACCAAAAGGGTAAAAGGAAAGGGCTTCCTGCTAAGAATTTGATGGCTGAGAGGCGCCGTCGGAAGAAACTCAATGATAGGCTTTACATGTTGCGCTCTGTTGTTCCAAAGATTAGCAAA ATGGATAGAGCTTCAATTCTCGGGGATGCTATCGAGTACCTGAAGGAACTTCTACAGAGAATCAATGACCTCCACAATGAATTGGAGTCAATCCTTCCAAGCTCCTCACTGACACCTACAACCAGCAGTTTCCATCCATTGACACCCACTCCAGCTACCTTTCCTAGCCGTATCAAGGATGAACTTGGCCCCAGTTCATCACCGGGTCTGAATGGGCAGCCAGCAAGA GTTGAAGTAAGGCTGAGAGAAGGAAAAGCTGTAAACATCCACATGTTCTGTGGGCGGAGACCAGGTCTTTTGCTCTCCATAATCAGGGCTTTGGACAACCTTGGACTTGACGCCCAGCAAGCAGTCATTAGCTGTTTCAACGGTTTTTCCATGGATATCTTTCGAGCTGAG CAATGCAAGGAAGGGCAGGACATCAATCCTGAGAATATCAAAGCCGTACTTTTGGATTCAACTGGCTTCCCCAACATGATATAG